A single region of the Xiphophorus maculatus strain JP 163 A chromosome 3, X_maculatus-5.0-male, whole genome shotgun sequence genome encodes:
- the LOC102226705 gene encoding C-type lectin domain family 4 member D-like → MNPVTASVIFALLGLLVPEIACQEPKTPQEEVAFLKVRLDLMKDRYRLLCNQYANMADNCSAPAVTCTECPAGWLQVGDQCFHMSTDKHNFTSSAEKCRETGAQLAMLTTREQHDAVEKEGRRIAGFHIYYWIGLSDSVTEGDWRWMDNSPLKTLFWSVDRSEPDNNQSQGPEGEDCAVVDSYTQSWYDVPCEFEYPRVCQKGATPLV, encoded by the exons ATGAATCCTGTGACCG CCTCCGTCATCTTTGCTCTCTTGGGCCTGCTGGTTCCTGAAATCGCCTGTCAGGAACCAAAGACCCCTCAGGAAGAGGTGGCCTTTCTGAAAGTGAGGCTCGATTTGATGAAGGATCGCTACAGGCTGCTGTGTAACCAGTACGCCAATATGGCCGACAACTGCTCAGCTCCAG CCGTAACTTGCACAGAGTGTCCAGCTGGATGGCTGCAGGTGGGAGACCAGTGCTTCCACATGAGCACCGACAAGCACAACTTCACCTCCAGCGCTGAAAAATGTAGAGAGACAGGAGCCCAGCTCGCCATGTTGACCACCAGAGAACAGCAT GATGCTGTGGAAAAAGAAGGCAGGAGGATCGCAGGGTTTCACATTTACTACTGGATCGGACTGAGTGACAGTGTAACTGAAGGAGACTGGAGATGGATGGACAACTCACCACTAAAAACTtt gttctgGAGTGTTgacagatcagaaccagacaaCAACCAATCCCAGGGTCCTGAGGGAGAGGACTGTGCGGTGGTGGACAGCTACACTCAGAGCTGGTACGACGTGCCCTGTGAATTTGAGTATCCTCGAGTCTGTCAGAAAGGCGCCACGCCGCTGGTATAA
- the LOC102226965 gene encoding uncharacterized protein LOC102226965 isoform X1 — translation MKNLLQFFLCLIIVLKTSGADEVFYHRVGERAVLTSPGLPQQYYVSWFFERGPEIEIADVSYFGRKHVNPGKQSIGNGSLLSFWSLPIKAILIIIVICGTFDIVLYSINFASVSGEIWTSRLSISTNSLIINNMQEENFGTIVCKVKDGTNLYTTVKFHLIKVMVSMEEQRPFLIPGHRLSLNCNAETKRKHSVYWIKPTGNKASPIQGSVTKKAESQDNGKWECVVKDSGKENKFKFFVSVVDFSSASKYVYTSTNLPLSIPFWITPKEFVQKILSNVETIEWLFTPKTSSNQQTLFSFSSKDGQLKQEDTARELSYKNFTDGGNFSLHRNLARVEDRGTYNCSITFKNGYVLSRSLVVDVLEITPSPGTELISGHHLNLSCSTGGPLETGVTVKWVPPDTSSLAKADFLSSHLIITRVGTEDSGKWRCDLRRNTTTLTSAVITLKIDPILTVWMIVTICAAGIILILLLILAFILFRRRQRKMRQLRHRLCKCKNPKPKGFYKA, via the exons ATGAAGAACCTGCTTCAGTTCTTCCTCTGTCTCATCATTGTCCTCAAAACAAGTG gGGCTGATGAAGTGTTTTATCATCGTGTTGGAGAAAGGGCTGTACTGACTTCTCCAGGCCTCCCTCAACAATATTACGTAAGCTGGTTCTTTGAAAGAGGCCCTGAGATTGAGATTGCCGACGTTTCCTATTTTGGTAGAAAACATGTTAATCCAGGTAAGCAAAGCATTGGAAATGGAAGCTTGCTATCTTTTTGGAGTTTACCAATAAAagcaatattaataattattgtaATTTGTGGTACTTTTGACATTGTTTTGTATTCAATCAATTTTGCATCAGTTTCTGGCGAAATCTGGACCAGCAGGTTGTCCATCTCTACCAATAGTCTGATCATCAATAACATGCAAGAGGAAAACTTTGGAACCATCGTCTGCAAAGTGAAAGATGGTACTAATCTATATACCACAGTAAAATTTCACCTGATCAAAGTCATGG TGAGTATGGAGGAACAACGACCATTCCTGATCCCTGGACATCGTCTGTCTCTGAACTGCAATGCTGAGactaaaagaaaacactcaGTTTATTGGATAAAACCAACGGGCAACAAAGCATCTCCTATCCAAGGATCAGTCACAAAGAAAGCTGAAAGCCAAGACAATGGAAAGTGGGAGTGTGTTGTGAAAGATAGCGGAAAAGAgaacaaattcaaattttttgtttctgttgttg acTTCTCCTCTGCTTCCAAATATGTCTACACATCTACAAACCTCCCTCTTAGCATTCCTTTTTGGATTACTCCCAAAgagtttgtgcaaaaaatattgtCCAACGTTGAGACAATTGAGTGGCTCTTCACCCCGAAAACATCTTCCAATCAACAGACTCTCTTCTCCTTCTCATCAAAGGATGGACAGCTGAAACAGGAGGATACAGCCAGAGAACTGAGCTATAAAAACTTCACAGATGGTGGAAATTTTTCATTGCACAGAAATCTGGCGAGGGTAGAAGACAGAGGGACCTACAACTGCTccatcacatttaaaaatggctaCGTGCTCAGCAGGAGTCTGGTTGTAGATGTGCTGGAAA TCACCCCCTCCCCAGGAACGGAGTTAATTTCAGGCCATCACCTGAACCTGTCCTGCTCCACCGGCGGTCCTCTGGAAACTGGCGTCACGGTGAAATGGGTCCCCCCTGATACATCATCCTTGGCGAAAGCCGATTTTTTGTCCAGTCACCTCATCATCACGAGAGTGGGAACGGAGGACTCTGGAAAGTGGAGGTGTGATCTGAGGCGGAACACGACGACGCTGACGTCAGCTGTGATAACTCTGAAGATCG ATCCCATTCTCACTGTGTGGATGATAGTGACCATATGCGCCGCTGGAATCATCCTAATCCTCCTCCTCATTCTAGCTTTCATCCTCTTCAGGCGCAGACAG CGGAAGATGAGACAGTTAAGGCATCGACTCTGCAAGTGCAAAAA cccaAAGCCAAAAGGTTTCTACAAGGCCTGA
- the LOC102226965 gene encoding uncharacterized protein LOC102226965 isoform X2 gives MKNLLQFFLCLIIVLKTSGADEVFYHRVGERAVLTSPGLPQQYYVSWFFERGPEIEIADVSYFGRKHVNPVSGEIWTSRLSISTNSLIINNMQEENFGTIVCKVKDGTNLYTTVKFHLIKVMVSMEEQRPFLIPGHRLSLNCNAETKRKHSVYWIKPTGNKASPIQGSVTKKAESQDNGKWECVVKDSGKENKFKFFVSVVDFSSASKYVYTSTNLPLSIPFWITPKEFVQKILSNVETIEWLFTPKTSSNQQTLFSFSSKDGQLKQEDTARELSYKNFTDGGNFSLHRNLARVEDRGTYNCSITFKNGYVLSRSLVVDVLEITPSPGTELISGHHLNLSCSTGGPLETGVTVKWVPPDTSSLAKADFLSSHLIITRVGTEDSGKWRCDLRRNTTTLTSAVITLKIDPILTVWMIVTICAAGIILILLLILAFILFRRRQRKMRQLRHRLCKCKNPKPKGFYKA, from the exons ATGAAGAACCTGCTTCAGTTCTTCCTCTGTCTCATCATTGTCCTCAAAACAAGTG gGGCTGATGAAGTGTTTTATCATCGTGTTGGAGAAAGGGCTGTACTGACTTCTCCAGGCCTCCCTCAACAATATTACGTAAGCTGGTTCTTTGAAAGAGGCCCTGAGATTGAGATTGCCGACGTTTCCTATTTTGGTAGAAAACATGTTAATCCAG TTTCTGGCGAAATCTGGACCAGCAGGTTGTCCATCTCTACCAATAGTCTGATCATCAATAACATGCAAGAGGAAAACTTTGGAACCATCGTCTGCAAAGTGAAAGATGGTACTAATCTATATACCACAGTAAAATTTCACCTGATCAAAGTCATGG TGAGTATGGAGGAACAACGACCATTCCTGATCCCTGGACATCGTCTGTCTCTGAACTGCAATGCTGAGactaaaagaaaacactcaGTTTATTGGATAAAACCAACGGGCAACAAAGCATCTCCTATCCAAGGATCAGTCACAAAGAAAGCTGAAAGCCAAGACAATGGAAAGTGGGAGTGTGTTGTGAAAGATAGCGGAAAAGAgaacaaattcaaattttttgtttctgttgttg acTTCTCCTCTGCTTCCAAATATGTCTACACATCTACAAACCTCCCTCTTAGCATTCCTTTTTGGATTACTCCCAAAgagtttgtgcaaaaaatattgtCCAACGTTGAGACAATTGAGTGGCTCTTCACCCCGAAAACATCTTCCAATCAACAGACTCTCTTCTCCTTCTCATCAAAGGATGGACAGCTGAAACAGGAGGATACAGCCAGAGAACTGAGCTATAAAAACTTCACAGATGGTGGAAATTTTTCATTGCACAGAAATCTGGCGAGGGTAGAAGACAGAGGGACCTACAACTGCTccatcacatttaaaaatggctaCGTGCTCAGCAGGAGTCTGGTTGTAGATGTGCTGGAAA TCACCCCCTCCCCAGGAACGGAGTTAATTTCAGGCCATCACCTGAACCTGTCCTGCTCCACCGGCGGTCCTCTGGAAACTGGCGTCACGGTGAAATGGGTCCCCCCTGATACATCATCCTTGGCGAAAGCCGATTTTTTGTCCAGTCACCTCATCATCACGAGAGTGGGAACGGAGGACTCTGGAAAGTGGAGGTGTGATCTGAGGCGGAACACGACGACGCTGACGTCAGCTGTGATAACTCTGAAGATCG ATCCCATTCTCACTGTGTGGATGATAGTGACCATATGCGCCGCTGGAATCATCCTAATCCTCCTCCTCATTCTAGCTTTCATCCTCTTCAGGCGCAGACAG CGGAAGATGAGACAGTTAAGGCATCGACTCTGCAAGTGCAAAAA cccaAAGCCAAAAGGTTTCTACAAGGCCTGA